In Zingiber officinale cultivar Zhangliang chromosome 11B, Zo_v1.1, whole genome shotgun sequence, a single window of DNA contains:
- the LOC122034609 gene encoding scarecrow-like protein 15: MKHPKALTDSPQHQQQQQPPPNLQQFALPSKTLIDSAANAVSNNSNHPFPTSLFYEPISVLDPHLTSSPATAPTAAPAAAPGDLPFLPWAAGVVGGGDSHHPHLPSDDWDTASWFLPEKYELSPLPDDAGAHFLDSPFDLSFDPFASADPAIPTPAPGFDRSQLDCLISAAHCLETNDFATAHVILSRLNQNLPSAGVSSLQRAVLLFKEALLALLRPSTAEPPLSAAELVHYIAAHKAFADLSPVPHFATFTATQILIEALDCGARSIHLVDFDLGLGGQWSSFAQELAARCRTSRSSPPAVRITAVVAEESGETTLASDNLRDFARGLNINLSVSFVRVGGLGTLALSGVRLSGSGEPTAVVLTPTIFRLLGFGTGASADSSASLLRFVRRMSPRVVVFIDPEGCLGTLPSPSLRRTVAVGVEHFAAVLESVEAAAAATGTREETLRRVDQAVIRPRVSSVVSEWNWRPGPWRDVFADAGWTPIPFSEIAETQAECLVRRAPVDGYHVGRRDETLLLSWRGKELSSTSAWRC; this comes from the coding sequence ATGAAGCATCCCAAGGCCCTCACTGACTCCCCCCAgcatcagcagcagcagcagccgcCGCCTAATCTTCAACAATTTGCTCTGCCTTCCAAGACCCTGATCGACTCCGCCGCCAACGCCGTTTCCAACAACAGCAACCACCCCTTCCCCACTTCCCTCTTCTACGAGCCCATCTCCGTCCTCGACCCCCACCTTACCTCCAGCCCTGCAACCGCTCCTACGGCCGCCCCTGCCGCTGCTCCAGGAGACTTGCCCTTCCTTCCCTGGGCTGCTGGCGTCGTCGGTGGCGGCGATTCCCATCATCCGCACCTACCCTCCGACGACTGGGACACTGCCTCCTGGTTCCTTCCTGAAAAGTACGAACTTTCCCCTTTACCGGATGACGCCGGCGCCCACTTCCTCGATTCCCCTTTCGACCTCTCCTTCGATCCGTTCGCCTCCGCGGATCCTGCGATCCCAACGCCTGCCCCAGGCTTCGACCGCTCCCAGTTAGATTGCCTCATCAGCGCCGCTCATTGTCTGGAAACGAACGATTTCGCCACGGCACACGTGATATTGTCGCGGCTCAATCAAAATCTGCCCTCCGCAGGCGTCTCCTCGCTTCAGAGGGCCGTCTTACTCTTCAAGGAGGCGCTTCTCGCCCTGCTTCGCCCTTCCACTGCTGAACCCCCGCTCTCCGCCGCCGAGCTGGTCCACTATATAGCTGCACACAAGGCCTTCGCCGACCTCTCCCCTGTTCCACACTTCGCCACCTTCACGGCCACACAGATCCTCATCGAGGCGCTCGACTGCGGCGCTCGCTCCATCCATCTCGTCGACTTTGACCTCGGCCTGGGCGGACAATGGTCGTCCTTCGCGCAGGAGCTCGCCGCTCGGTGTCGAACCTCTCGTTCCTCCCCGCCGGCTGTTCGCATCACTGCCGTCGTCGCGGAGGAATCCGGCGAGACGACTCTGGCATCTGATAACCTCCGAGACTTCGCCCGAGGCCTCAACATCAACCTCTCCGTCAGCTTCGTCCGAGTCGGAGGCCTGGGCACGCTTGCCCTCAGTGGCGTTCGCCTTTCCGGATCCGGGGAGCCAACCGCCGTCGTCCTCACGCCCACTATCTTCCGCCTGCTAGGTTTTGGCACCGGAGCCTCGGCTGATTCCTCCGCCTCTCTCCTCCGGTTCGTGCGGCGTATGTCCCCGCGGGTGGTAGTCTTCATCGACCCGGAGGGCTGCCTCGGCACTCTTCCCTCCCCATCGCTGCGGAGGACGGTGGCGGTCGGGGTGGAGCACTTCGCGGCCGTGCTGGAGTCGGTGGAGGCCGCGGCGGCCGCGACGGGCACGAGAGAGGAAACGCTGCGTCGGGTAGACCAGGCAGTCATCCGCCCACGCGTGTCGAGCGTGGTGAGCGAGTGGAACTGGCGGCCGGGACCCTGGCGAGACGTGTTCGCCGACGCCGGCTGGACGCCAATTCCCTTCAGCGAGATCGCTGAGACGCAGGCCGAATGCCTTGTGCGCCGTGCGCCAGTCGACGGCTACCACGTGGGCAGGAGGGACGAGACCCTCCTGCTGAGCTGGAGGGGGAAGGAGCTCTCCTCCACGTCAGCTTGGAGGTGCTGA
- the LOC122035189 gene encoding uncharacterized protein LOC122035189, translated as MLATMEGRMNGGCQHNFGEISEEELAVLPRHTKVIVTGNNRTKSVLVGLQGVVKKAVGLGGWHWLVLTNGIEVKLQRNALSVIEAPTGNEEDNEVDCNNTHCNGSASGSIQLQKTQSFRSRHHKGSSDKSWSRSHSCDSQSKGSVSSSTISTKVDLSKLETTALQRYYRYFNLMDDNPNPSKEQLIEVVQRHFVSQQLDEVQVIAGFMQAAKRLKTVCN; from the exons ATGCTGGCGACCATGGAGGGCAGGATGAATGGTGGATGCCAGCATAATTTCGGGGAGATCAGTGAGGAGGAGCTGGCCGTGCTCCCTCGGCACACCAAGGTCATCGTCACCGGCAACAACCGGACCAAATCGGTTCTCGTCGGTCTCCAGGGGGTCGTCAAGAAGGCTGTGGGCCTTGGAGGTTGGCATTGGCTG GTTTTGACAAATGGGATTGAAGTGAAGCTGCAACGTAATGCACTTAGTGTTATTGAAGCCCCTACAGGCAATGAGGAAGACAATGAAGTTGACTGTAACAATACACACTGTAATGGATCAG ctTCTGGCTCTATACAATTACAAAAAACTCAAAGCTTTAGGAGCAGGCACCATAAAGGATCTTCTGATAAATCCTGGAGCAGGTCTCACTCTTGTGATTCCCAGTCCAAGGGATCTGTTTCCTCATCCACGATTAGCACA aAGGTTGACCTGAGCAAGTTAGAAACAACAGCACTGCAGAGATATTATAGATACTTTAATCTA ATGGATGATAATCCTAATCCCTCCAAAGAGCAGTTGATTGAAGTTGTTCAAAGGCATTTTGTGTCGCAG CAATTGGATGAAGTGCAGGTAATTGCTGGGTTCATGCAAGCCGCAAAGAGGCTAAAGACCGTCTGCAATTGA